The Campylobacter sp. MIT 99-7217 genome includes a window with the following:
- the fldA gene encoding flavodoxin FldA — protein sequence MSVAVVYGSAMGNTEGAANTIAEKLGISEVLNVADVDADKLNSYDKLICGTSTWGSGDLQDDWDAFDFSGLKLSGKTVAVFGMGDSQSYSDSYCSGMGKLAEKLKEAGATLVGEISTDGYEYEESEAVVDGKFIGLALDNDNQEDQTESRIDAWVAQIKPQFS from the coding sequence ATGTCAGTAGCAGTAGTTTATGGAAGTGCTATGGGCAACACAGAAGGTGCGGCAAATACGATTGCTGAAAAACTAGGCATTAGCGAAGTTTTAAATGTTGCAGATGTTGATGCAGATAAGTTAAACTCATATGATAAGCTTATTTGTGGTACTTCGACTTGGGGAAGTGGAGATTTGCAAGATGATTGGGATGCGTTTGATTTTTCTGGTTTAAAACTTAGCGGAAAAACTGTAGCTGTTTTTGGTATGGGAGATAGCCAAAGTTATTCTGATAGTTATTGCTCTGGAATGGGTAAATTAGCCGAAAAACTAAAAGAAGCAGGAGCTACTTTAGTGGGCGAAATCTCAACCGATGGATATGAATACGAAGAAAGCGAAGCTGTAGTTGATGGTAAATTTATAGGCTTAGCACTTGACAACGACAACCAAGAAGATCAAACTGAAAGCAGAATTGATGCCTGGGTAGCTCAAATCAAACCTCAATTTTCTTAA
- a CDS encoding DUF2325 domain-containing protein: protein MSVLVIGADEITPIKAVLHDLGAKKVEHWDARNENRVNRKPIPQDTKCVVMLTSFLNHNTMKKIKGEAKKRNIPLVCAKRSVSCVYSEYCKVFNLSKNFSCEGSGK, encoded by the coding sequence ATGTCAGTTTTAGTCATAGGTGCAGATGAAATCACTCCTATTAAAGCGGTTTTACATGATTTGGGTGCTAAAAAAGTCGAACATTGGGATGCAAGAAATGAAAATAGAGTTAATCGCAAGCCCATACCACAAGATACCAAATGCGTTGTGATGCTAACAAGCTTTTTAAATCACAATACAATGAAAAAGATTAAAGGCGAAGCTAAGAAAAGAAATATCCCCTTAGTTTGTGCTAAAAGAAGTGTGAGTTGCGTGTATTCTGAGTATTGTAAGGTGTTTAATTTATCAAAAAATTTTTCTTGCGAAGGTTCGGGCAAATAA
- the hisF gene encoding imidazole glycerol phosphate synthase subunit HisF has protein sequence MLTKRIIACLDVKDNRVVKGVKFQNHKDMGDIVELAKFYSQNGIDELVFYDISASVKKERISRAWVSKVACEISIPFCVAGGIKSEDDARELLASGADKISINSPALQNPSLIESLAKSFGVQCVVVGIDSFKDESGRLKVYQFTGDSKTSAHSGKFTLEWVKEVQERGAGEIVLNMMNNDGVKKGYDLEQLKAVRKLCKIPLVASGGAGTKKHFLEAFNIGVDACLAASIFHQRILDIKELKLFLKENGLNVRL, from the coding sequence ATGCTTACAAAAAGAATAATTGCTTGTTTAGATGTAAAGGATAACCGCGTTGTAAAGGGCGTGAAATTTCAAAATCATAAGGATATGGGCGATATAGTAGAGCTTGCTAAGTTTTATTCGCAAAATGGCATTGATGAGCTTGTTTTTTATGATATAAGTGCAAGTGTGAAAAAAGAGCGTATTTCAAGGGCTTGGGTTAGTAAGGTCGCATGTGAGATTAGCATTCCTTTTTGCGTGGCTGGTGGCATTAAAAGCGAAGATGACGCACGCGAGCTTTTGGCAAGTGGGGCGGATAAGATTTCTATTAATAGCCCAGCCTTGCAAAATCCTTCTTTGATCGAAAGCCTAGCTAAAAGCTTTGGGGTGCAATGCGTGGTTGTTGGCATTGACAGCTTTAAAGATGAAAGTGGGAGGTTAAAGGTCTATCAATTCACAGGCGATAGCAAGACCTCGGCTCATAGTGGTAAATTCACGCTTGAGTGGGTCAAAGAGGTGCAAGAAAGAGGGGCTGGTGAAATAGTGCTAAATATGATGAATAATGACGGGGTTAAAAAAGGCTATGATTTAGAGCAATTAAAAGCTGTGAGAAAGCTTTGCAAGATCCCCCTTGTAGCAAGTGGAGGAGCTGGGACTAAAAAGCATTTTTTAGAAGCTTTTAATATAGGAGTTGATGCATGCTTAGCTGCTTCCATTTTTCATCAAAGGATTTTGGATATTAAAGAACTTAAGCTTTTTTTAAAGGAAAATGGCTTAAATGTGAGGCTTTGA
- the hisIE gene encoding bifunctional phosphoribosyl-AMP cyclohydrolase/phosphoribosyl-ATP diphosphatase HisIE yields the protein MNLEELIREINWQKVDKLLPVIVQDIRSSEVLMLGYMNEEALRASFEKKRVVFYSRTKKRLWLKGEESGNFLDIVNLGLDCDKDSLLILAKPCGVTCHTGTISCFEEVSKEADFVFLARLARLINERKNADESTSYTAKLFKSGTKRIAQKVGEEGVETALAACVRDKFELANEAADLLYHLEVLLADLDLSLNDVIAVLKQRNH from the coding sequence ATAAATTTAGAAGAATTAATAAGAGAAATCAACTGGCAAAAGGTAGATAAGCTTCTGCCTGTCATCGTGCAAGATATAAGAAGTAGCGAGGTCTTAATGCTTGGCTATATGAATGAGGAGGCTTTAAGGGCTAGTTTTGAAAAAAAACGCGTGGTTTTTTACTCACGCACTAAAAAAAGGCTTTGGCTTAAGGGCGAGGAAAGTGGGAATTTCTTGGATATCGTAAATTTAGGGCTTGACTGCGATAAAGATAGCCTTTTGATTTTGGCAAAGCCTTGTGGTGTTACTTGTCATACAGGGACGATTTCATGCTTTGAGGAGGTGTCAAAAGAGGCTGATTTTGTCTTTTTAGCAAGACTAGCTAGGCTTATAAATGAGCGTAAAAATGCAGATGAAAGCACTTCTTACACTGCAAAGCTTTTTAAAAGTGGCACTAAAAGAATAGCACAAAAAGTAGGAGAAGAAGGCGTTGAAACAGCCCTAGCAGCTTGCGTGAGGGATAAATTTGAGCTTGCAAATGAGGCGGCTGATTTGCTTTATCATTTAGAAGTTTTGCTTGCGGATTTAGATCTAAGCTTAAATGATGTCATTGCTGTGTTAAAGCAACGCAATCATTAA
- the hisA gene encoding 1-(5-phosphoribosyl)-5-[(5-phosphoribosylamino)methylideneamino]imidazole-4-carboxamide isomerase, which translates to MLETKLIPALDLINGKVVRLFKGAYEDQKIYEFEPLAKFKEYEKAGAKWLHLVDLSGAKEPEKRQNELIKKLCSKVSVNLQVGGGIRSKEDIKALLNAGAKRVVIGSLALRDKEFTKELLKEFGSGQITLALDVIPKKNKYFVATNAWQERSDTTLFELLEFYAKAGLKHLLCTDISKDGTLSGANVRLYTLIHEIFAGICIQASGGVNSLEDLKALKGSCSGIIVGKALLDGVFSAKEGVECLQKE; encoded by the coding sequence ATGCTAGAAACAAAGCTCATTCCAGCACTTGATTTGATAAATGGCAAGGTAGTAAGGCTTTTTAAGGGGGCTTATGAGGATCAAAAAATTTATGAGTTTGAGCCCTTGGCTAAATTTAAAGAGTATGAAAAAGCAGGGGCAAAATGGCTTCATTTGGTCGATCTTAGTGGGGCAAAAGAGCCAGAAAAAAGGCAAAATGAGCTGATAAAGAAGCTTTGCTCTAAGGTAAGCGTAAATTTACAAGTGGGTGGCGGCATTAGAAGTAAAGAAGATATAAAAGCTCTTTTAAATGCTGGGGCAAAACGCGTTGTCATAGGCTCTTTGGCTCTTAGGGATAAGGAGTTTACTAAGGAGCTTTTAAAGGAATTTGGTTCCGGTCAAATCACGCTCGCCCTTGATGTTATCCCAAAAAAAAATAAATATTTTGTAGCCACTAATGCTTGGCAAGAAAGAAGCGATACTACTCTTTTTGAGCTGCTTGAATTTTATGCAAAGGCTGGATTAAAACACCTTTTGTGCACGGATATTTCAAAAGATGGCACGCTAAGTGGGGCAAATGTGCGACTTTACACGCTCATTCATGAGATCTTTGCAGGCATTTGTATCCAAGCAAGTGGGGGCGTAAATAGCCTTGAGGATTTGAAAGCCTTAAAGGGAAGTTGTAGCGGGATTATCGTTGGTAAGGCCCTGCTAGACGGAGTTTTTAGTGCTAAGGAAGGGGTTGAATGCTTACAAAAAGAATAA